A genome region from Purpureocillium takamizusanense chromosome 8, complete sequence includes the following:
- a CDS encoding uncharacterized protein (EggNog:ENOG503NYJ3~TransMembrane:9 (o26-52i64-86o98-118i160-179o199-218i308-327o333-354i366-392o398-418i)~COG:S): MAQTFVPAVRVATQILGVVAGKRTGIIIIQCTQLITILGGPAGYILIVNIIVGEVVEPSRRTAVFGMLQGCIMLGQGIGYFAGGMIGDAINVRAPFDVAFVSFLVCGVYARFALPYIAPDAMSGGGKKTGQQGVSGFLAPLRILVPQRLRRADGRLVKHYGVIFLCAGIFLGVLATGYAPLLIQMYATAAFEFNQADNGWLMSEFSLMRSLFLILLFPRVISWGRRLMLAAPRGGGASRPASRGRARHGGGGGGGDDDDDDNNNDEASALLVTAPGQLDAAAGEQVHSEAVLLAESDAGRDDCLFDLILLRWSLVVDGALTTIAAFATKRWHIYLAAFLLPFGSGSAPAAKGVITEMCPESQRADALNAVTLVENIAQLATQGLFGFVFASLAEVGKAYATFFCNAAVAVVGMGVLLFSTFPSPDSTLVEDDEFDDMPSETDSHDQ; the protein is encoded by the exons ATGGCCCAGACGTTCGTGCCCGCCGTGCGCGTCGCCACGCAgatcctcggcgtcgtcgccgggaAGCGCaccggcatcatcatcatccagtGCACGcagctcatcaccatcctcgGCGGGCCCGCTGGCTACAT cctcatcgtcaacatcatcgtcggcgaggtcgtcgagccgtcgcgccgcaccgccgtctTTGGTATGCTGCAGGGTTGCATTATGCTCGGCCAGGGCATCGGCTACTTTG CCGGCGGCATGATTGGAGACGCCATCAACGTCCGCGCCCCGTTCGACGTCGCCTTCGTGTCCTTCCTCGTCTGCGGCGTCTACGCACGCTTCGCACTGCCGTATATAGCCCCGGATGCCatgtccggcggcggcaagaagaccGGCCAGCAGGGCGTCTCGGGCTTCCTCGCGCCGCTGCGCATCCTCGTGCCGCAGCGACTGCGACGCGCTGACGGTCGGCTCGTCAAGCACTACGGCGTCATCTTTCTCTGCGCGGGCATCTTCCTCGGAGTG CTCGCCACGGGCTACGCCCCGCTGCTCATCCAGATGTACGCGACTGCCGCCTTTGAGTTCAACCAGGCGGACAACGGCTGGCTCATGTCCGAGTTCTCCTTGATGCGGAGCCTGTTCCTCATCCTACTCTTCCCGCGCGTCATCAGCTGGGGGAGGAGACtcatgttggcggcgccccggggtggtggtgcgtcgCGACCGGCGTCTCGGGGGCGGGcacgacatggcggcggcggcggcggcggcgacgacgacgacgacgacaacaacaacgatGAGGCGTCGGCTTTGCTTGTCACCGCACCGGgtcagctcgacgccgcggccggtgaGCAGGTCCACAGCGAGGCCGTCTTGTTAGCAGAGTCCGACGCCGGTCGTGACGACTGCCTCTTCGATCTCATCCTTCTACGCTGGAgcctcgtcgttgacggAGCGCTGACGACTATCGCGGCGTTTGCAACGAAGCGCTGGCACATATATCTAG CCGCCTTCCTGCTGCCCTTTGGGTCCggctccgcgccggccgccaagggcgtCATCACCGAAATGTGCCCCGAGTCGCAGCGAGCCGACGCGCTCAACGCCGTGACGCTCGTCGAGAACATTGCGCAACTCGCGACACAGGGCCTGTTTGGTTTCGTCTTTGCGAGTCTGGCCGAGGTGGGCAAGGCGTACGCCACGTTTTTCTGCAACGCT GCTGTCGCGGTGGTGGGCATGggcgtcctcctcttctccacTTTCCCCTCCCCTGATAGCACGCTCGTTGAGGATGACGAGTTTGACGACATGCCAAGCGAAACCGACTCCCATGATCAGTGA
- a CDS encoding uncharacterized protein (EggNog:ENOG503P2K2), with protein MDSPFNQGFGRGQSPTSPQTPGGASAYQVNVNRTKTRKWVEAKIQSYDGDDWGADEYDDEDDEPEPTPQVPPAKHNAPLPSAHPEQHAAPAPPTVSSVTGSLPARQTLHTPAAGPSPQQPRPAGVTSPVASDPSSMGSPVDRDRVVSPQSTIAGISVASNTQPLGAAAEETPVGKRSDTTHPPSEADKQPPNKPAIEERLTEVEASDRHETSAKVGESEAKNNRGAGFDESDRRRFSVSPTLPAVAQKDSDVSSLASPTCFAQYDAELAKPQTAAAAVSPPVTDEAPVVLTESVPAPANEQLGDVAKTSTGDKSPIADMDRPSCTDSATHDPSFTGVNESAARPTAPTATDSTEDPGVSPVSEPGVGPHSTIGSSVSEPPELRPDGGLSAIPPLRTPSPRGPAEKQVELARPLSSEAVKSLTVETTQPHVEFDNTPLLRQSTLSTVNESPMKDNDALSEEILRSLSPTRSGPSDAVLGDADASKLQPGERNVARESSYTLKDYDSYWADTSKPEPIPECEPPTEAGQPAVDTKILPAGPPEEAKAEIKATSPREAGLRRKFSWEADETEQNRSPAPAPAAEAVRLPATTTADAAGDALEAEASKMQEPASSAAVAAQHATEAEPPSPVSTSDEHARLDNRLSLADEKAVSQLAPTPPPEDHPATAGPPTADVTASPAPTQPQQQQTQVMTFREIMGLSSSTDRIDKYNETREYFAANDSGLDNWLVTIKDQHPEYANGAVPYGAAVAGRQSAPGSSNESPVGTQPPSQQPYYQQYLNASSPTAGPSPTSRSRLGGLQMPSQGSGSAFGHSGNQIGTKSKEFMHSAGKMGKGLLSKGKSKLRASGDKDEASHAPVQEPKSKSEKRMSWGLALGSSRPRHDGPAPPADVGTDTSSNMDNAPTVAPQIPQPTLMSPLNSLSPPGQTGSWGIIEPPPAMGHGQQPPPSSPHPAGPGSRATAGLSKLEIPPGGQPVAGDSARGWQVVNAQPMAAKPAQSDQRATEARASEEWVVVPRDSGDHPIGFAGVREANVPPQPAPPVTQDSGVVLQPEPSAKGAAPQRKTSFVGLPPIRRTSTFGLTTKVKGATDRFSLDDDEDNVPGGAVVERAAASRPSVDLDKSLPPAPVDQGAALVESAAHPSASASIPQAEVAEGTGTQRTQGTDTQRTLVDANASGQPPAKEDAQFQEYPAPSSAARQAPQQTMAPPPKSPLMTKAQKMFPQGNWSLEESHLAEPLHERTRNRSGTAGSQHTPTFGFEKEMGITMPPPPTPPQRQRTSDVPPSSAQRWPELFQRRPEYEGQRPRANSGAGRPYPQQHPMMNARADVVNPRQQASEFAIAGVGPPEEERGRSKRSSGMFKGIGERISRATSRERRPSAAGQHPMQLGDVRGDEVSENSVALSDAAESRKRRPSFMFGRSGRASMDQSSLRTESINGPDQARPRGPDSPPPPAERRRSLFGAGIGSKLVPGQSPNSSVANDSSSAIATTVEDGTPKKKRFSNLAKVSGIKDIFLRPGHSEKSKDQIQETPGPGVQLQGPGAVMPPAAPFHERARRGSAANSHDLPPPQPVVAEGGLEERGRRGSASNLFSAFTGRRSDSKTRQQGDVSLGHNQPVVSQQSVQHPHGMAVYPRPTGNVSPAPSGMLAPATPPSPQVSRTSTDRSRPAQPTAQLQYGQQTRPSPLGPGSPAARGGSPSAVRPHDLAKTDKPVSLHSRKPSTPQMSQREMVLSETDRQGPFLGIGAQHDADVEILRTATVSPDLSIASDGKAEQQPVHTGSNAGNMGTPRQSTATPGGYVNAPLGVRAPRGDAPNGLPRERAGADHTPLGIINAQGSPGSDLGRHARNTSKEATAGGGSQLKQASPVPVLDPQPGSSPALQPQSARAQERAPVGLGLRQHLQPMHPQRMPPPQMQQKGAAAPGEPQQLPMQPHLVSAGTRLPSPPSQQDQGSQATSRWKGLKSRVSGQMAQIAPQNQAKQEKGEKSDRLSGSKLMGAFKRGPRQSEPTGRPDPQWQPNKQAQPVQRPAQPYPMANGPSAGQPPLGQAMGPPPQQVPHQRHVSMPVQGPIRQLGRQPAQQHAAVLQQEPVYDQVPIPQGYSTVRGEGMVASSPYNIPRHMSQGHYQQQQRQISLEQGSPRQSPPVGQTGFPRRGSAQSPPMGSSPSPPSTIDRRESVGINDVLAHQPSTNSLAAGGSRPGDTETGVHQGHLQPKVSGQFVAGHSSDGSHMSVDGATVSQQSKSPDLSLTDQTGPRNSNLGIDVDKAKKLAEENIYDATPRLNKTSTAGSQKQRPAQMLRTVSGETIDSLGEVKQHAIVIHDAGGEETPTAELDDTADRYERSRRLESQEEKILYKPEDAEDFAPQMSATSYPGQEWNPYGEPGFGEWKDE; from the exons ATGGATAGCCCATTCAACCAGGGCTTCGGGCGCGGCCAGTCTCCCAC GTCGCCGCAGActcccggcggcgccagcgcctaCCAGGTCAACGTGAATCGAACCAAGACCCGAAAATGGGTGGAAGCCAAGATCCAGAGCtacgatggcgacgactggGGCGCCGACGAAtatgatgacgaggacgacgagcctgAGCCTACACCCCAAGTCCCGCCCGCAAAGCATAATGCTCCGCTGCCCTCAGCCCACCCCGAACAGCATGCAGCTCCGGCGCCCCCTACGGTATCGTCTGTCACTGGCAGCCTGCCGGCGCGTCAGACGCTGCACACCCCCGCGGCCGGTCCATCACCCCAACAGCCTCGACCGGCAGGCGTCACGTCGCCTGTGGCGTCAGACCCGTCCAGCATGGGGAGCCCGGTTGATCGCGATAGGGTAGTCTCCCCACAATccaccatcgccggcatctcTGTCGCATCGAACACGCAGCCTcttggggctgctgctgaagagACGCCTGTTGGGAAGCGTTCCGACACGACACACCCTCCGTCCGAGGCCGACAAACAGCCTCCTAATAAGCCCGCAATCGAAGAGCGACTCACAGAGGTGGAGGCATCTGATCGCCACGAGACCTCTGCTAAGGTCGGGGAATCCGAAGCGAAGAACAATCGTGGTGCTGGGTTTGACGAgagcgaccgccgccggttCTCCGTCAGCCCTACGCTGCCAGCCGTCGCCC AGAAGGACAGTGACGTGTCGTCGCTGGCATCGCCAACATGCTTCGCGCAATACGATGCCGAATTGGCCAAACCCCagactgctgccgccgccgtgtcacCGCCCGTTACTGATGAAGCGCCAGTTGTTCTAACAGAGTCTgtgccggcaccggcgaATGAACAGCTCGGCGATGTGGCGAAGACGTCTACTGGCGACAAGTCACCCATTGCTGACATGGATAGGCCGAGCTGCACCGACTCTGCCACTCACGACCCCAGCTTTACTGGGGTCAACGAATCCGCTGCGCGTCCCACAGCGCCAACTGCGACCGACTCGACCGAGGACCCGGGTGTTTCGCCTGTCTCGGAGCCGGGCGTGGGGCCTCACAGCACGATTGGCTCGTCAGTTTCTGAGCCTCCAGAGCTCAGACCTGACGGTGGTCTCTCTGCCATTCCTCCCTTGAGAACGCCCAGCCCCCGTGGGCCTGCAGAAAAACAAGTCGAGCTTGCTCGGCCGCTCTCATCAGAGGCAGTCAAGTCACTCACGGTGGAAACCACTCAACCACATGTCGAGTTCGATAACACCCCACTCCTTCGGCAGAGCACGCTGAGCACAGTGAACGAGTCTCCCATGAAAGATAACGATGCCTTGAGCGAAGAGATTCTCAGATCACTCAGCCCTACGCGCTCGGGCCCTTCAGACGCCGTgcttggcgacgccgacgcctcgaAACTGCAGCCGGGCGAACGAAACGTGGCAAGGGAGAGCAGCTATACCCTCAAGGACTACGACAGCTACTGGGCCGATACATCGAAACCCGAGCCCATTCCCGAATGTGAACCGCCCACGGAGGCAGGGCAACCAGCTGTTGACACAAAGAttctgccggccggcccaccTGAAGAGGCCAAAGCAGAAATCAAGGCCACGTCACCTCGTGAAGCCGGCCTAAGGCGCAAGTTTTCTTGGGAGGCCGATGAGACGGAACAGAACCGGtcgcctgctcctgctcccgCTGCTGAAGCTGTTCGCCTCCCCGCCACAACGACTGCTGATGCTGCAGGTGACGCCCTAGAGGCGGAAGCGTCTAAGATGCAGGAACCCGCCAGTTcggctgccgtcgcagcgcagcatgCCACAGAGGCcgagccgccctcgcccgtgTCTACcagcgacgagcacgccCGTCTTGACAATAGGCTGTCTCTGGCAGACGAAAAGGCCGTGTCGCAGCTTGCCCCTACCCCGCCTCCGGAGGATCATCCGGCGACTGCAGGTCCGCCAACAGCCGACGTTACGGCGTCGCCAGCTCCGAcacagccgcagcagcagcagacacAGGTCATGACATTTCGCGAGATCATGGgcttgtcgagctcgaccGACAGGATCGACAAGTACAACGAGACGCGAGAATATTTCGCCGCAAACGACTCGGGGCTGGACAACTGGCTGGTGACCATCAAAGACCAGCACCCAGAGTacgccaacggcgccgtgccgtacGGTGCTGCCGTGGCTGGTCGACAGTCAGCGCCAGGGTCGTCCAACGAGTCTCCCGTTGGGACGCAGCCTCCATCACAACAGCCTTACTACCAGCAATACCTCAATGCCAGCTCCCCGACAgctggcccgtcgccgacgtcgcgctcccggctcggcggcctgcagatGCCCTCGCAAGGAAGCGGCAGCGCATTCGGGCACTCGGGCAACCAAATAGGCACGAAGAGCAAGGAGTTCATGCACTCGGCTGGCAAGATGGGCAAGGGTCTGCTAAGCAAGGGCAAGAGCAAgttgcgagcgagcggggACAAG GACGAAGCCAGTCATGCTCCAGTCCAGGAGCCGAAGTCCAAGAGTGAGAAGCGCATGTCTTGGGGACTTGCCCTGGGTTCGTCGCGCCCTCGTCATGATGGGCCGGCCCCACCGGCCGACGTGGGCACCGACACGAGCTCCAACATGGACAATGCGCCGACGGTCGCTCCACAGATCCCTCAGCCCACGCTAATGTCACCACTCAATTCCTTGAGCCCACCCGGGCAGACGGGCTCGTGGGGCATCatcgagccgccgcccgccatgggccacggccagcaacctccaccgtcgtcgccccatCCCGCTGGACCGGGCAGccgggccacggccggcctGAGCAAGTTGGAGATTCCCCCGGGCGGCCAACCGGTGGCGGGCGACTCAGCCAGGGGTTGGCAGGTCGTCAATGCGCAGCCTATGGCCGCCAAGCCAGCGCAGTCCGACCAACGGGCGACCGAGGCGCGGGCATCGGAAGAATGGGTGGTCGTCCCGCGCGACTCTGGAGACCACCCCATAGGATTTGCCGGTGTTCGGGAGGCCAACGTGCCTCCTCAGCCGGCTCCGCCCGTTACGCAAGATAGTGGCGTAGTTCTACAGCCTGAGCCTTCGGCTAAAGGCGCTGCGCCGCAGCGTAAGACCTCCTTCGTCGGCCTGCCACCTATTCGCCGGACCTCGACGTTTGGACTCACCACCAAGGTGAAGGGGGCGACCGACCGCTTCTCGttggatgacgatgaggacaACGTGCCCGGAGGTGCGGTTGTAGAGCGGGCAGCTGCGTCGCGGCCTTCGGTCGACTTAGATAAGTCACtaccgccggcgccggtcGACCAAGGGGCAGCATTGgtcgagtcggcggcgcaTCCGAGTGCCAGTGCCTCTATTCCACAAGCTGAGGTTGCAGAGGGCACCGGGACTCAGAGGACTCAGGGCACTGATACGCAGCGAACCCTCGTTGATGCCAACGCGTCAGGTCAGCCACCTGCAAAGGAGGATGCGCAGTTCCAAGAGTATCCTGCTCCATCCTCGGCTGCTCGACAAGCGCCTCAGcagacgatggcgccgccgccaaagtcgccATTGATGACCAAGGCTCAGAAAATGTTCCCTCAAGGCAATTGGTCTTTGGAGGAAAGCCACCTGGCCGAGCCGCTGCATGAGAGAACGCGAAACCGTTCTGGCACCGCTGGCTCTCAGCATACGCCGACATTCGGTTTCGAAAAGGAAATGGGCATaacgatgccgccgccgccgacaccgccacAGCGGCAAAGGACCTCGgacgtgccgccgtcgtctgcaCAGCGATGGCCGGAGCTAttccagcgccgccccgaATATGAGGGCCAGCGCCCGAGAGCAAATTcgggggccggccggccttATCCGCAACAGCACCCTATGATGAACGCGCGAGCCGACGTGGTGAATCCCAGGCAGCAGGCAAGCGAGTTTGCCATCGCTGGGGTTGGGCCtccggaggaggagcgcggccgAAGCAAGCGCAGTTCTGGCATGTTCAAGGGTATCGGCGAACGGATttcgagggcgacgtcgagagAGCGGCGCCCCTCGGCCGCAGGCCAACACCCTATGCAGCTCGGAGATGTTCGCGGAGATGAAGTCTCTGAGAATAGCGTTGCCCTGAGTGATGCCGCGGAGTCGAGGAAACGGCGCCCGAGTTTCATGTTTGGGCGGAGCGGCCGCGCTTCCATGGACCAGAGCTCCTTGCGTACTGAGAGCATCAACGGGCCGGACCAAGCGAGGCCTCGTGGCCCCGACAgtcctccgcctccggcgGAGCGCAGACGATCGCTCTTTGGTGCGGGCATTGGCAGCAAGCTGGTACCTGGTCAATCGCCCAACTCCAGCGTCGCGAATGACTCAAGCTCTGCCATCGCTAccaccgtcgaggacggtACACCAAAGAAGAAGCGCTTCTCTAACCTCGCTAAGGTTTCTGGCATCAAAGATATATTCCTTCGCCCGGGCCACAGCGAGAAATCCAAGGACCAGATTCAAGAGACACCTGGCCCCGGCGTTCAATTGCAGGGACCTGGAGCGGTGATGCCACCTGCTGCGCCCTTccacgagcgcgcgcggaGGGGTAGCGCGGCCAACTCGCacgacctgccgccgccgcagcctgtAGTGGCTGAAGGTGGCCTTGAGGAGCGCGGCCGCAGGGGATCTGCGTCAAATCTCTTCTCAGCATTCACGGGACGGAGATCTGATTCCAAAACTCGGCAACAAGGAGATGTGTCTTTGGGTCACAATCAGCCAGTGGTCAGCCAGCAAAGTGTACAACACCCACACGGCATGGCTGTGTATCCGCGACCGACTGGCAATGTTTCCCCGGCTCCGTCTGGCATGTTGGCTCCTGCCACTCCTCCCAGTCCGCAAGTTAGTCGGACATCAACGGACCGCAGCCGGCCAGCTCAGCCTACTGCTCAGCTTCAGTACGGACAACAGACACGCCCCTCACCGCTGGGTCCTGGATCGCCGGCCGCACGTGGAGGTTCCCCCTCGGCAGTCAGACCACATGATCTTGCGAAGACGGACAAGCCGGTGTCGTTGCACTCTCGCAAGCCATCGACACCTCAAATGTCGCAGAGGGAGATGGTTTTGTCAGAGACGGACCGCCAAGGACCCTTTCTTGGCATTGGAGCCCAACACGATGCGGACGTTGAGATCCTACGGACAGCGACTGTCTCGCCAGATTTGTCCATCGCGTCTGACGGTAAAGCAGAGCAGCAACCCGTGCATACGGGTAGCAACGCCGGGAACATGGGTACTCCGCGGCAGTCTACTGCCACACCCGGCGGCTACGTCAACGCTCCTCTAGGAGTTCGGGCACCGCGAGGAGATGCTCCCAACGGTCTTCCACGCGAGAGAGCGGGCGCGGACCATACACCGCTCGGTATCATTAACGCACAAGGTTCGCCGGGCAGCGACTTAGGACGTCACGCTCGCAATACCAGCAAGGAAGCTACAGCGGGGGGTGGTTCTCAGTTGAAGCAAGCGTCTCCAGTCCCAGTGTTGGATCCGCAGCCAGGATCCTCTCCTGCGCTTCAACCTCAATCAGCCCGTGCTCAGGAGCGTGCGCCTGTAGGGCTTGGATTGCGTCAGCATCTTCAACCTATGCACCCCCAGCgcatgccgccaccgcagaTGCAGCAgaaaggagcagcagcgccaggtgAACCGCAGCAACTTCCCATGCAGCCGCACTTAGTATCCGCTGGAACCAGGCTGCCGTCACCCCCGAGCCAGCAAGACCAGGGCAGTCAGGCGACTTCTCGATGGAAGGGCTTGAAGAGCCGCGTGTCTGGCCAGATGGCGCAGATAGCCCCGCAGAATCAAGCCAAGCAAGAGAAAGGTGAAAAAAGCGACCGTCTGTCTGGCTCGAAGCTGATGGGCGCCTTTAAACGAGGACCAAGGCAATCAGAGCCCACTGGGCGGCCAGATCCTCAGTGGCAGCCAAACAAGCAAGCTCAGCCGGTGCAAAGGCCTGCACAGCCCTATCCGATGGCGAATGGCCCATCCgcaggccagccgccgctgggccAGGCGatgggcccgccgcctcagcaAGTGCCACATCAGAGGCATGTCTCGATGCCCGTGCAAGGCCCCATCCGGCAACTCGGCCGGCAGCCCGCCCAACAGCACGCAGCTGTTTTGCAACAGGAGCCTGTCTATGATCAGGTGCCTATTCCTCAAGGGTATAGCACAGTCCGAGGCGAGGGAATGGTGGCCTCTTCGCCGTACAATATTCCGCGACACATGTCTCAGGGGCactaccagcagcagcagcgccaaaTCAGCTTGGAACAGGGATCGCCGCGGCAGTCACCCCCGGTAGGCCAGACAGGATTCCCGAGACGAGGGTCTGCGCAGTCGCCTCCTATGGgttcctcgccctcgccgccgtccacgatAGATCGGCGCGAGAGCGTGGGTATAAACGATGTGCTGGCTCATCAGCCAAGCACCAACTCACTGGCCGCGGGTGGCAGTCGGCCGGGCGACACGGAGACAGGAGTCCACCAGGGCCACTTGCAGCCCAAAGTGAGCGGACAGTTTGTGGCGGGTCACTCGAGCGATGGCAGCCACATGTCAGTTGATGGGGCTACTGTCTCGCAGCAGTCTAAGTCACCCGACCTGAGCTTGACAGACCAGACGGGCCCTCGAAACAGTAATCTCGGCATCGATGtggacaaggccaagaagcttGCAGAGGAGAACATTTACGACGCGACACCGCGGCTGAATAAGACGAGCACGGCGGGGAGTCAGAAGCAGAGGCCCGCCCAGATGTTGCGAACGGTGTCGGGAGAGACGATTGATTCGCTGGGCGAGGTGAAGCAACACGCCATCGTGATCCATGACGCCGGTGGCGAGGAGACACCGACGGCAGAGCTGGACGACACGGCGGACCGATACGAGCGCAGCCGGCGGCTTGAATCGCAGGAGGAGAAGATCTTGTACAAGCCCGAGGATGCGGAGGACTTTGCGCCCCAgatgagcgcgacgagctATCCCGGGCAGGAGTGGAACCCGTACGGCGAGCCTGGGTTCGGGGAGTGGAAGGACGAGTAG
- the GAR1_2 gene encoding H/ACA snoRNP pseudouridylase subunit (COG:S~EggNog:ENOG503NU9F), which translates to MATRSMFTLNTGAEMPAVGFGTWQSKPGEVQAAVSYALQNGYRLVDCAYCYGNEDEVGKGLKEAFESGAGAATVRREDVFVMTKAWATYNTRIEEGLDKSLKSLGLDYVDLYLIHWPVLLNPKGNHDKFPTLPDGSRDVIRDWNHIEAWKQMEALLSTGKVKAIGVCNYSKRYLEELLNHARVVPAINQIENHPSLPQQEIVDLCRARGIHVVAYSPLGSTGSPLFAAEPVVRVAERRGVGPGTVLLSYHVARGNTVLAKSVTPSRIKANLDIVPLDAEDMKLLDDYSAELTRRGELKRYVYPPFGVEFGFPDKS; encoded by the exons ATGGCGACTAGGAGCATGTTTACGCTCAACACGGGCGCGGAGATGCCCGCCGTCGGCTTCG GAACGTGGCAGTCCAAGCCCGGCGAGGTGCAGGCCGCCGTGTCGTACGCGCTGCAGAACGGGTACCGGCTGGTGGACTGCGCGTACTGCTACGGaaacgaggacgaggtcggcaAGGGGCTCAAGGAGGCGTTCGAgtctggcgctggtgctgctacAGTGAGGCGCGAGGACGTCTTCGTCATGACCAAGGCGTGGGCGACGTACAACACGCGCATCGAGGAGGGGCTCGACAAGAGCCTCAAGAGCTTGGGGCTGGACTATGTCGACTTGTACCTGATT CACTGGCCGGTCCTCCTGAACCCAAAGGGCAACCATGACAAGTTCCCGACGCTGCCCGACGGCTCCCGCGACGTCATCCGAGACTGGAACCACATCGAGGCGTGGAAGCAGATGGAGGCCCTGCTGAGCAcgggcaaggtcaaggccattGGCGTCTGCAAC TACAGCAAGCGTtacctcgaggagctgctcaacCACGCCAGGGTCGTCCCCGCCATCAACCAGATCGAGAACCACCCCAgcctgccgcagcaggaGATTGTCGACCTCTGCCGCGCCAGGGGCATCCACGTCGTGGCGTACAGCCCGCTCGGCAGTACGGGGAGCCcgctcttcgccgccgagccggtcGTCAGGGTCgccgagcggcgcggcgtcggccccgGGACCGTACTGCTGAGCTACCACG TCGCCCGCGGCAAcaccgtcctcgccaagTCCGTCACGCCGTCGCGTATCAAGGCCAATCTCGACATCGTgccgctcgacgccgaggacatgAAGCTGCTGGACGACTACTCGGCCGAGCTGACGCGCAGGGGGGAGCTGAAGCGCTACGTGTACCCGCCGTTTGGCGTCGAATTTGGCTTCCCGGACAAGTCATGA
- the sed5 gene encoding Integral membrane protein SED5 (BUSCO:EOG09263J3H~EggNog:ENOG503NU11~TransMembrane:1 (i299-318o)~COG:U), producing MAVASIQDRTAEFKSVLAQAQRRQNANKVSSQRKSLLSDSEKAAANGDARPQRRSDFARKAAEIGRSISATMGKLEKLAQLAKRRTLFDDRPVEINELTFVIKQDLSSLNQQIGALQTLSKQQHPKADQEGEHNKNVVYLLQGKLTDVSVNFKDVLEERTRNIQASRSRTENFISSVSQHAQPSMQQSASPLYGTPNRASPAPGSDTLSLNPVGDQQLMMMEEAQPTNTYIQQRGEAIESIEKTISELGSIFGQLATMVSEQSEMIQRIDANTEDVVDNVEGAQRELLKYWSRVSSNRWLIAKMFGVLMIFFLLWVLVSG from the exons atggcggtcGCCTCCATCCAAGACCGAACCGCCGAGTTCAAGTCGGTGCTGGCACAGGCTCAGCGTCGGCAAAACGCCAACAAGGTCTCGTCGCAGAGGAAATCGCTGCTAAGCGACTCAGAGAAAGCCGCCGCAAATGGCGACGCGAGGCCACAAAGGCGGTCCGATTTTGCCAgaaaggcggccgagatTGGGCGCAGCATCTCTGCCACCATGGGaaagctggagaagctggcaCAGC TTGCCAAGCGCCGCACGCTGTTTGACGACCGGCCCGTCGAGATCAACGAGCTCACCTTTGTCATCAAGCAAGACCTGTCGTCGCTCAACCAACAGATTGGCGCTCTCCAGACGCTctcgaagcagcagcatcccAAGGCGGACCAAGAAGGCGAGCACAACAAAAACGTCGTCTATCTGCTGCAGGGCAAGTTGACGGACGTGTCGGTCAACTTCAAGgacgtgctcgaggagcgGACACGCAACATCCAGGCGTCGCGGTCACGGACAGAGAACTTCATCTCGTCGGTATCGCAGCATGCGCAGCCATCGATGCAGCAgtcagcgtcgccgctctACGGCACGCCGAAccgggcgtcgccggcgccggggtcgGACACGCTTTCACTGAACCCCGTGGGCGACCAACAACTAatgatgatggaggaggcgcagcCCACGAACACGTACATTCAacagcgaggcgaggcgatcGAGTCGATCGAGAAGACGATCAGCGAGTTGGGCAGCATCTTTGGGCAGCTGGCGACCATGGTGTCGGAGCAGAGCGAGATGATCCAGCGCATCGACGCCAACACGGAGGACGTGGTGGACaatgtcgagggcgcgcaaAGGGAGCTGCTCAAGTACTGGTCGCGCGTGTCGAGCAACCGATGGCTCATCGCCAAGATGTTTGGCGTGTTGATGATATTCTTCCT GCTTTGGGTGCTGGTGTCGGGTTAG